The DNA segment atctgtaatatgaaaaaaaattatgccataatatgaaatcaaataataatggaTCTAAACAATATTAGGATTCGTACATTTCGTTGTTTTTCAGAAGAATAaatcttatctgatctacaaacgTATTATTATCGAATCTGATATACCAATCTATAAGGAGAACTAGATACGTCTCCTTTCGTTGGACTACTTAGATTGATGAATTAGGTATTATCGGATTTGATATATCAATCTCCAAGAAGAACTAAACACTCCTTTCTTTCGTTGGATCACTTAGATTGATGAATTAGATATTATCGGATTTGATAtattaatttccaaagagaacCACACACTCCTCCTTTCGTtggaccacttagattgatgcATTAGGAAGATTGAAATAAAAAAGTTGTGATGCGCATATATAGCTCATCCagtctatttatagacgagagcgTTCCTCCCATTAAAGACATCCCTTAAGGAATTCTACtataatatgaattttttttctatCGTTGAATACCCATAATCAGAATTCAATCATATTTATAgtatatcttacataattaaatagaatcacatgATCTAACACTTTTGAGTTACCAAGAAGGTAAGATAAGCAGATGTATTTATCTCCGATCATACACataatttgttattttattttagataactagttaatattttattttttattatataataataaattgATGATGTCTTAAAAAGAATAACGAAAGTCTAAGTGAACCCGAATAGTCAAAATGAAACTTAAGAAGTGACAATTATTTGCAAGTTGAAGATATTATCATGAGTTACATGATAATTTGTTCGATCAACTTAATGTTATAGTTTATCAATCGAAATAATTTAAAAAGATGACGACCATCGATTGCTTCTTCCAGTTGATAGATAGCTGATAGATCTCATAgacaatatatattttaatattttaatttggagaatattaataatatatttgagaGTAAGACGAAGGAGATTTTTTCAAAAATGGATAAAGACGCAATGAGAACAATAATGGATAAAGACAAAATGATCAtttcattttcaaaaaaaaaaaaacattgtttcaaaaaaaaataaactcGAAGCATTCTACATAAAATACCAAAGGTAGGCTGAAGAACAACCTTTGCGCTGGCACTGCGTTGGTTGGGACCTGAGAGTCGGTGGAAGGACTGCTTTAGTGCTTCATCGTCACTGAGAGTTGGTTGGGACCTCAAAATCACGCAAGGAGAAGCGTAGCTTTCGAATTACATGGAAATCGTAATGCATGCAATTTGTTTGTGGAAGGAAAGAAAAAGGCAGACTATAACATCCACTAGAAGAGCAACAGGTTGCATGGCATGCAAtaaagaaacatcttgttttgtcacATGTTCTTTGGTCGATTGAACTATGTACGATTAGGTTCTGAAATTTCCAGCCTGCAATTAATTCTTGATGTATATATAAATTCGTCAACAGCACAAGAGCAGACTAATTGTAGTCATTAATCATTCATGTTCTTCTGTCTCTATCTCATTTGGTCTCACTCGAATCTCTTCTAGAATATGTTTTAGGGATCAACACTTTACCAACTATGAATCACTACATTAATAATCTATATGTTCAGATGGGGATGGATGACTtctactttgattttttttttttttttttgcaaagtcATCGGTGAAATCATCACATTTTTCTTCTGTTaatgtgggaaaaaaaaaaacaggttGTAATTCTATGACAACGTAGTTAGATAACTGTAGCTTTAACTCTAGCACGGTCTCCTAACCATGGCTGTAAAGGAAGGTTTGGAACAGGCAGTGAAGAAAGGAATCCCAACCCATGTTGGGAAATATTTGTAATCTTTATTCGATTCAATAGTTTTTCTCTTCGATAAGAGATCATTTGGTCGATCGATCCTTGGTACAATCAATGGCTCATAGCCTACGTGCATAATTCGAGAGCGAGTTTGCTCGACCGAGGTGCAGGCATCGAACCCTCATTCTAACATCAATTTGATAAGGGATCATTTGATCGATCGATTGGAGCGTATTCGTACGATTTTATCCTTTAAAAACATATGAGATTCAAAAGATGTCTCTAAGGATAAGGGAGACCTGACGAACTTATAAGCAGTTGATTCCCATACTCCTAAATGATCTTGTAAACTAGAAAAAGATAGATAGCAATTGTACATCAAAACTAGGTAATAAAACtccttttttataattatatattttttaattctatattttcgtaattatagaaaatatatatattttttaaaatataatgatcgaaatattaaaaataataattaattaatcttGGGGAGAATTGAGGGTTGGATAGTAAATTCCAAAGATTTAAAGGATTAATAAGGAAAGCAACCAAGAAAGTTGGTAAGCTGTGGGCTCTCACACGCCGCTGTCCGAAGCTTGGCAGTGTCATCTCCGGAAGCCAGCTGCAATATTATAGCACAAAGACACCCAAATAACAGAGAGGTAGAACAAGCAGCTGCACGGATCAGGCAATGGAGATCTCCGCCTGCTTTCTAGCGGCCTCTCTGctcctcctctcctctttctcttcaGCCACCGACAGCAAAAGTAAGCGCGTCCTCTCTTTTTTAAATGTCGGTGAACGGCTGTTCCTCGATGTGGATCTGCTGCAGAGCTCCGTTTCTGCTGAGATCTGTGGAGCATTGGCTGCATTGGTCGGTTCAGGAGTCTGTCCTCCTCGTATTCGAGTATCTTTCGTCTGATTCGCTCGCATTGATTTAGTGATGGTTGATTCTTatgaaggaatttttttttcccttttcctgTTTAGCCGATGGAAACTGCATTAGTTGTATATCTCACCAATTGATGTGTTTCACTGATATATGGAGGAGCATTTCGAGGAGTAGATTAACTTGGTGAATTTAGATGGTTAGAGGATTTTTATCTTGTGTTCTCTCATGGCATTTCTGTCGAAtcagagttgcttatcttttttGTTTCTACAGTAAATCCATTTATTAGATTCTGTGGGTGATGACATCTTTTTTGCTTCTGTACAACCTGATGTAggattttcttttatatttcttaccttACAAGCGATTACTGAACTAGTCGGTCTATTTTATTTATCTTCTGCTGCCTGTCTCCTCCCTTTCTCTCTTGTTCTTCACCAACTAAAACCTAAGATAGTCAGTTGGCATCAAAGATTTAGGAATCTGGTTTGGTTCTTCAATTGGTGCGTCAAAGATGATCGGAAAAGATGACAACCTTAGCTTGTTGTTGAGGATCAAGGATCGTAAATTAAGTACTCACTCAAAGTGTCTTTTGTGGAGCCATAATTACAAGTTTATGACAATGGAAAATGTTTGTAAACTTTAGAAGTATTAGTTCAGAGACAATTAATGGAGTCAATAAGTGAAGCTAATACATCACAGGTAACTTGTTTTGAATATTGTAGCGAAAGATTCTCAATCTTTCGGTTGATCGTCAAACTTAAAAGTCTTATGCAAATATCTTGTTTGACAAGAAAGAGGATCAAATGAGATTGATGGCCATTTGTGATGGTCAAAGGTCTGTAGTTTATTTGCGAGAAAGAGATTGAGACATGTTTGGAATTGTTAAGAAaacaatttaaaaattgataaatttGGCTACTGAAAACCTATTTACAAATGCATTTAACAACTTTATCACACTGTGGTGGTAAACTGGACAATATGAGAAGAATCTGTGAGTAGAAAGACTTAAATGAACAGAGGATCATGGCGAATGGGATTGCAAACATGTCTTGCAGATGTTTTGGGTTGAATTCCTACTGATACCGGATATGATGATCTCTTTGCACACGCATTCACCTTTAAGAATGTTAGCTACGAGAATGATGCTGATCGATTGTGAGTGATTATGTCACATGGTAGATGAAATATATTTAGACCTTAGAGATTGTAGATCGAGCTAAATTGTTTGGTTAAAATATTTGGAACCAAAAACAGGGACAGCTGCCATCAGCTTGCAATTTGTTGAAAGTTGACTAACATTGACTATGATTTGGTAGAATTTGGTTAGAGTCGCAATGGTTAGTCATAATTTGCCTGAAACTACTCTCATTGGCTGAAACAGGGTTTGAAATGGTTGGATACAATTGAAaatcaatcaaaataatatttgggGTTTTGGTATCAATTTGAGATGATACTATGCAATTGGAATTATGACGAGAAGCAATTTTCATAATATAAACTCTATCTATGTTGCTTAATATGTTGGTAGCTCTAAGATTGCTGTAAGATCTGACCTGAAAGAGAGCATACTGGAAGAATTCTGTCACGAATCGAGGTTTAGCCAAAAGGAGAATTGTATCATATTTTTAGCGTGCTGATTGTGTTGTGCCATAGATCACAGATAGATTACTTTGGACCATTAAAGCTAGAGATATTGAGACTTTAGGTGACTGAATCATCCATTGCATATTGTAGAAGGTATCTTTAGACCAGTAAAACTTCATAGTGCCTGTCATGTTTGTCTGTTGGGAGATATTGTTTGGGGAGGGGGAGGACATCAAATAGTCCAATTTATATAATTCTATCACAATGGTCGAAGAGCTTAAGCTGTTAGGTATATACTAATCGTATAGATTTTGTTctcattttattattttcttgcgATATAGGTCTAACTATCCTCACATGTCTCCTCTCCGGCAATCTTACCCTCATGTGAGAGTCCCCATTGATTGTTAACATCCCTCGTATCAAATTAAATTTGCCATCTGTAGTTGTATCACATACCAATCAAGCAATCTCAGAATTAAAGCACTTACGTACTGACTTAACTACTTACCTTTCTCTTGTATAGTCATAGTCATGCAGAAGGTTACTCTGACTGGTCCATTACTCCTCATTGCTCAAGCTACACCATTGGCTATGAGGCTATCAACTGGGGAGATATTAGTCCAGGCCAACACATTGATATGGCAATTGGATGTTGCTTCCTACGATGAAAAACTTAAGCTATTAGATTACGTGCTAATACCATGTCTTAATTCttcattattttctttgaaatatgagacCAACAAATGTTTGTTGGTCAACATGACGATTCAAGTGAAAGGATGCAGCTGGCCCCGTCCCTGTCCTTCCAAATGGATGGCCAAAATTTGACCTAATCACTATCCATGTAGAAATACAAGGCTTTAGACCAGCTCAAAATTTTTTATCTGGGAAATATGCGTCTTTATGTAAAGTATATGCTtcatttttttcccctttttatacCGGGATGTATATTCTATGATGGCCAAATACTAAAATAACTACTTGGGTGAGGAACAACTGCAGAAAATGGTGTAAGTTAAGGCGAGAATTTTGTTTACTGTTATATGAAAGAGCAACATCTGCAGAGTTAGACTAGATTACATATGATATAATTGCAGGAAGCAATATTTTTATGAATGAAAAGTTTCTCTTATTTCAAGACtatgtatctctctctctctctctctctctctctctctctctctctctctctctctccttgattCTATCTTGTAAGCTACTTTATCTCTGGAGTAATATAATGTCCAATAACAGGCAACCCATCCCATTAGATCACTaatcttttaatattattaacATCTGGTTTCTCTTATTGTCTTTCCTGCCTTCTCTCAATTTGCTTTCTTTACAGACAATCCTGCAGATGAGCTTGTGTCAGTGATCAACAGCAACAGAACATCCCACAAATCCCCCGCTCTCTTTGACAATGCAGGCCTCGGCTGCATTGCCCTGCAATACATCAAAGCCTACGAGGGTCAGTGTGGTGAGGTTGGGGACAGCAAGAAGCCACCTGACAGTAGTTTTATCGATACATTCGCTCCCAATTGTGGTGTTGAAGCTCCAACACTTGCTCCCATCACCGGCCGGCTACTTGCCTGCCAGAGCACCTACGTCTCCCCTGAAGCGGCCTTCGAtatcttgattgaaaatgctcgGAGCCTGCAGATTCTGCATGACAAGAACCACACGGAGGTAGGAGTTGCTGTTAGTGGCACCGATGGTGGAGCTCCCTACTTCTGGTGTGTTCTGTTTAGCAATGGGACAAGGAACAGCAGCTTCGTGCTTCAGGGAGGAGTGGCGAAGACAGTCCGGCCTGGATGTTTCAGCGGCAACAACGACGACTGCAGCGGCGCCAGCAGCCTCAGCAGTGCTTTATGGACTATGGTGGCTGCAGCTTGGATTGCTGTTGCTTATGGTTTTGGCTTGTAAGTGATCCATCAAGGAGGAGGAACACACCATTTGTTTCTTGTTCCATTTGCTTAATGGTCGATCATTACCTTATAAGTGTGTTCTTCACTGGTTCTTTACATGGTTGCACCTCCTTTTCAGGTGCAGACTACAGTGCATTCCTTTTAAGTTTAATTACcgtgtaagcataaaaattataattataagaaaagttttaatatcaaaaattaaaatcttattcataatttactttcaaatacttatttatagatatttttacaatctttgaaaaataactattttgaaaagaattttttttaatttgaacaatttataacagaaGCTGGATCTCCTTCTTCATCGGTGGCGGCAGCAGCAGTGGCGCTTGTGGTGCCAGATTCTTCCTATGGTCGACCGGGAGGGGGAAACTGAGCTGGATCTTGCTCTTCTTCGGTGGTAGCGGCGGCGCTTGTGTTACCAACTTCCTCCCGCAGTAGACCGGGCGGGGAAGACTGAGTTGGATCTGGCGCTTCTTCGATGGCAGTAGCATCGTAGCCGGCAGAGCCATCGCTGGTGATGGTGCACGTCGTCACCGTGCTCCCGCCGGCAGCAGCATGCCTCTTTGGGCTGCGGTCTTCGTTGCTTCCCCCCGTCTCATCATTATGTGACTTCTCCTGCACGATACTGGAGGCAAGTTGATTCCTGCGCTTGCGAGTGTAGGCGTTTTCCGGCTTGCCAATCTCCCCAGCGGAAGAACAAGCCTCAGCGTCGGTAAGGTTCTGGAAAGATCTGGATCTCCCGGCGTAGAATCCTGAGAGACCACGCCTACGACCAAATGAATAATTATAACATACGttaagaataaaataatataacaacaatatagaaataaaaatatcaaaaattaaataatataaagtaCAAGAAGcatatttgatataataataaatagtaaatcaaaaaatattatcaacataaacatGCAAATGCCTCACATAAATGTCAGATAGTTTTTAAAAAAtagcttaaaataaaaaaaaaatgcacaAATTATGTAAATAACATAATTTATAAATTTGTGGTTTTTTTActattatttctattttattgtttattttgcATTATTTTATGGCATGTGATATTgtactcttttatttttatttattatctgtatgatatataaaatcaaattactCCAATGTTTATAATGAGTAAAATCATTTTCTTATATAACTAAAAGAAAGAGGAACGGTTTCCAGCGCAGGCTCGATTCGAGAACTCagacaaaaggaaaagaaagaagaaggacgCGGAATCCATGGAGATCAAGAGCGAATACCTCATCGGCAGCGACTCCTCGAGCACTTGCAATGTATCCAGCGGCCCCTTCGACCCGCTCTCCATCTCCGTCTCCCTCGATTCCTCGCCCTCCGACGCAGATCCGCCGGCCACATTGTCGCTGTCCTGCCCGATAGATGACGAGCTACAAGAATCCCCGTCGCCGGCCTTCGCCTTCCCGCACATCCCCCGCCGGGGCGCCGCCCCGGAGGTCGAGCGGCGGGCGGCCGTCCAGTGGACGAGCCCGGGCCGTCCGATCCCGCCCCTCCTCCCCGTAGCTATAGGCATCAAGTTGCCGCGTCCACCGGGTACCGACGGCTGGGATTTCTCCGGCACACGAGATCCTCCGTTCAACCGACTCCAGCACAAGAGGGAGGGCAGCGTTTAAAACGTGGAGACCGCCGCTGCGCCTAATATATAGTTTCCATTAGCAGTCTAATTTATATGCCGACGTACAGTGAGCCGATTAATTTATGGTTAATTTCCTCAGTAATCTGATCCCCGATGGGATTAGGATTTGAATGGGCCATTAAATAAATAATAGTTTTGGTAACAATTACCTATTCATATTGCTTTAACATAGgcatttctttttcttatttttgttcttccacttctatgatttatttatttttaattaattgtttttaattataattaatatattaaattatattaatatgatataatttaatattattataactAATAAAGATCAGATGTATACTAATCAGACTTGAAATTAGATAGATAGACTTTGAAAATAGTTTATTTTGGAAAGATGTCCtccgttttatatatatatatatatatgttcatgcATGTTGATTGTATCTAATTGGTCGATGTCCTTCATGTGTGTTTCTATTATTAAGATCGGATAAACGATAAAAGAGAATCCTATCCAAAAATGATATGGACAATAGAACTCGGAACAACTAAGCCATGGTTGTCTCCATATCAACTACAATGTGTGGCTtctaaattaatatttatttgtgatattatttttgataacATCTAATGAATTGGGAAGGAGGGTGTAATCGGCACGATAAGGTTGTTGTCCGAAATATTATCTAGTCATTTTGATAAGGTGCTTGTCCTCAATTAACtattatcttattttatttttgataaagtaaaataaaattatttattttacttttaaaactataaatttttaatttaaatataatcgATAATACACCACTtttacccctctctctctctctctctctctcgttgagTCACTGTTTGTGGCttctaaatttaaatataatcGATAATAGTTAAAAGTTAAATACAATGTGTGGcttctaattttaaatataatcgATAATAGTTAAAAGTTACTAAATGGTGAGAAAAGGAGAACATTAGAACAAGCTCAAATGGAGCAAAAGAACAAGTAaccgagtatatatatatatatatatatatatgtggataTTGAAATGAGAAATAAAAGATGATATAGAGCGAAAAGCTACCTTTAGGTGTTGGCTGATAGCCCATGATTCAGCTTATAGTAGGCTTTAATAGCTCACAGGTTATTTCCCTTTTGATTAAATCCTAGATCtaattagatcagatctatagtaaattcttgctgtgattacttaaagagaatttagatattgtgtacAGTGATATGATCCTTATATCAtagttattcttttgtgattgttattaaggtttagggtaagagattgagatttgtatattcattattctaatAGTGGATTATatctagtttgccctgtggtttttacccttcactttggaggggttttccacgtaaattttggtgtcatatttgattgtgattttcatttaattctgctgcgtgttatggcctgctagtatttattcatatacaaaagtttatttctctttatatcccatcatctAGTAGATTCTTGAAAACTCATAACCATTTATGTTGTGTTGTTGGCTATTGGAAAATCTAATGGCTTATCACCGAGAACTTGCTCTGTCGTTCTACTCAATTGATGCCCGACCATGTCTGCGTCTGGAAACTCTTCATCGGCTGACGGACAACAATGGATGGGCATGAATGCCAGCAACTGGAATTAACAAAGAATCAGAGACCTAaacgaagataaaaaaaaaaaatatcacttaCAAAGGATGTCGAGGGTAGAAGACGATGATGAAACAAATCTTACTCATGTGGTGAGTAGAAATACTCTTGATGCGGTGTTTTTTCCCATCCCACAACAAGAATGAAAGTTGTTTGCTCAGGAGAAGAGGAGCATCAATTGCCATCTTCCATTGCTTTTTACTTCAAACCTGATTTAACCTAGTTTAACCCGATCTACTGTGTAGAATCCAACCCAAATGGATTAGATTAGACCAAATCAACCATTAGATCGATTAGGTTTGGCTCAGGTAGTTAGATTCAATAAAATAAATCGACCCAAGATCAAgtgtatttttgatttttttaaaaaaaatatcttttagtAAACATCAAATATGAGGGTGTCctatgataaatttttttttgaagacTTTTTGTTGGATAAATTAATCATTAAAGTTTGATAATATTGGTGGTGACGAAAAGatcgataataattattatagatACATTATAGGCATTGACAATAATAATACCATATATATGAGATATCTTGATAACCAAATAAATGAAGAATCcaacataaatttatttttaagcgATAAagattgtcatttgttatttgaACAAGGCTtaggattttgattttttttaatggtaGAGAAAGTTTTTATtcaattaaatttatcaatactaattttattttgaaatatcaaTACTAATTATCCATGAGATATTGGTAGTGAAAAAACCCATctagatatattttctttttaggaTACAAACTAATTCTATGATCTTCTAGGAAACAACTGATTGTAGTATTATCAACAATAAAAATAGAATACATTGCAGTTGTAGCTCTAGTTCAAAAATTAACTAAATGAATTGATGTTTAATTTAGATGTATCAACcaaaatattttgtgataactcTTCAAGTCTAAAAATATCTAAGAACTAAACCAATCAtgataaaagataaatatatttttgtcaAATATTACTTTGTAagataataaaatcatcaagatgaaATACTACAAAAGTGAATTGGAGATTAAAATGACACGTATATCCACGTGGCCTTTGTAAAAAGATTTGGTTAAAAAGTctcaaacaaaatttaaatcGAATTGACTTAATCATTTAATTGTCAACCTAAATCGATAGCCAGAAAACTTAAGAGAGTTGACTTTTGCCTCCACTTCCCTCATCTGCCCTTCTTTGGCTCCGTTAAGGTGGGATACGGCCGTCAACAAACGGCCGCATCCCCAAATTCTGGTAAAGTGGTTCGGACCCACGCTCGGACGAGTAGATGTAGATTTGACGGTGAACGGACGGCTAGGAGGCAATCACGGGCCATCCCAAGCTCTGGCCACGGGGGAAACAAACCACGTGCCGCCGCCCCCGGATTCTCTCGTAAGTCGTAACACACACCATGCCCAAGTATATTGACCAAAACACCCCGCCGATTGCCACTTCGTCGGAGGACATTATCGTCACTACGGACTCGATCCCATCAGGGCGCGCCGCGCGGCAATATCTTTTTGAATTCCTCGCCCCCGCGCCGCGGGCGCAGCAACGAGCGACGAGCCAATCCCACGGAGCGGACTCGGATACCCGATCTGTTTTCGAAAAAATTCCAATTCGCCCCCTCCGCGCCAAACACAACTCCCTCGACCTTTTAACAATCGCCattccgccccccccccccccccccaacccttCCTCGCCTGATCTCGATTCGGAGCCTCCGCTCTTTGCTGTCGACTCCGAGGAAGGATGTCCTCCTCTTCTTCGCACCCGCTGGACGCTGGAATGAGGCACCACGCCTACAGCAGGAAGCAGAAATCGCTCGGCCTCTTGTGCGCCAAGTAAACCTCGCTTCCCCTTGTTCTGTCCTTTTGATGATGCCATCCTCGGGCTTGTTGTTTGACGTGCCGTGATCTGCTGGTTTCGAAAAGTTTTGTGAGCTTGTATGATCGCGACGGCGTTGACTCGATCGGCCTGGATGACGCGGCTCGGCGGCTCGGCGTCGAGAGGCGGCGGATCTATGATATCGTAAACATCATGGAGAGCGTCGGGGTGAGAGCTGGACTGGTTCCGATGATCG comes from the Musa acuminata AAA Group cultivar baxijiao chromosome BXJ1-10, Cavendish_Baxijiao_AAA, whole genome shotgun sequence genome and includes:
- the LOC103969560 gene encoding uncharacterized protein LOC103969560 translates to MEISACFLAASLLLLSSFSSATDSKNNPADELVSVINSNRTSHKSPALFDNAGLGCIALQYIKAYEGQCGEVGDSKKPPDSSFIDTFAPNCGVEAPTLAPITGRLLACQSTYVSPEAAFDILIENARSLQILHDKNHTEVGVAVSGTDGGAPYFWCVLFSNGTRNSSFVLQGGVAKTVRPGCFSGNNDDCSGASSLSSALWTMVAAAWIAVAYGFGL
- the LOC135594635 gene encoding protein OXIDATIVE STRESS 3 LIKE 1-like, with the translated sequence MPIATGRRGGIGRPGLVHWTAARRSTSGAAPRRGMCGKAKAGDGDSCSSSSIGQDSDNVAGGSASEGEESRETEMESGSKGPLDTLQVLEESLPMRRGLSGFYAGRSRSFQNLTDAEACSSAGEIGKPENAYTRKRRNQLASSIVQEKSHNDETGGSNEDRSPKRHAAAGGSTVTTCTITSDGSAGYDATAIEEAPDPTQSSPPGLLREEVGNTSAAATTEEEQDPAQFPPPGRP